In Deferribacteraceae bacterium V6Fe1, one genomic interval encodes:
- a CDS encoding ABC transporter permease, whose translation MINGIYGVYLRELLVLKSRCWKVILSSAISPLLFLLAFGYGIGKSSQVNGFSYISFLIPGLITMSSMNQAYGISTEINISRFYFKVFDEFLLAPIPKWQIVLGEILYGITKGLIPVCIVLIYGLIIGVNLNLNIYFILAVILHLTTFSLLGFIVALVVKNHGDQFSFNTFIITPMVFLSGTFYPVEKMPIFIKYLAYIFPLTYSTSLIRSSLLVGTISLQYFSIIIIITLLLFFCAYYIVNKIETI comes from the coding sequence ATGATTAATGGAATTTATGGTGTTTATTTGCGAGAATTATTGGTTTTAAAATCAAGGTGTTGGAAAGTAATATTATCAAGTGCTATTTCCCCGCTACTGTTTCTTTTAGCGTTTGGATACGGTATTGGTAAAAGCTCTCAGGTAAATGGGTTTAGCTATATATCTTTTTTAATACCCGGACTAATAACTATGAGCTCTATGAACCAAGCTTATGGTATTTCAACAGAAATAAATATCTCAAGATTCTATTTCAAAGTATTTGATGAATTTTTGTTAGCACCAATACCAAAATGGCAGATTGTATTGGGTGAGATTTTATACGGCATTACAAAAGGGCTTATCCCAGTATGCATAGTTTTAATTTACGGACTAATCATTGGAGTTAACCTTAACTTAAATATATATTTTATTTTAGCTGTAATACTCCACTTAACAACTTTTTCTCTACTTGGTTTTATAGTAGCTTTAGTGGTCAAAAATCATGGTGACCAATTTAGTTTCAATACATTTATTATAACCCCTATGGTATTTTTATCGGGAACATTTTATCCGGTAGAAAAAATGCCAATTTTTATAAAATATCTTGCTTATATTTTCCCTTTGACATACTCGACAAGTTTGATCAGAAGCTCTCTGTTAGTAGGGACAATCTCATTACAATACTTTTCAATTATTATAATAATTACATTATTATTATTCTTTTGTGCTTATTATATTGTAAACAAAATTGAAACAATTTAA
- a CDS encoding ammonium transporter, producing MKMIITVIYLLILAASVFAEGDKIITLESLEESIKQVQTNTDWLWTLIAAFMVFFMQLGFAMVESGFTRSKNALNIIMKNLLDFAAGSIGFWAVGFAIMFGATSTGFFGTEGFFLSNWDMQDNWTLAFWIFQVVFCATAATIVSGAIAERANFKFYILFSFIMSMLIYPVFGSWAWGSLFHGNGWLEKLGFIDFAGSTVVHSIGGWASLAAAIIIGPRIGKYGDKGQIRVIPGHNIPLAALGVFILWFGWYGFNVGSETAADSALPLIAVNTTLAPAAAVLSAMTVTYFRYKKFDIGMSLNGALAGLVGITAGCANVTPFYSIIIGIVAGILVVYSVIFFDKIKVDDPVGAISVHGVNGAWGTLAAGLFNYNFETHTLEPVIMSQIIGIVAAFIWAFGSTYLVVKILNIFIKFRVTEEEEIMGLDFFEHGANAYPEFQKSLIR from the coding sequence ATGAAAATGATTATAACTGTTATATATTTGTTGATTTTAGCCGCTTCCGTTTTTGCTGAAGGGGATAAGATAATTACTCTTGAGTCCCTTGAGGAATCCATCAAGCAGGTGCAGACAAATACTGACTGGCTTTGGACATTAATCGCAGCATTTATGGTATTTTTTATGCAACTTGGTTTTGCTATGGTGGAATCAGGGTTTACCAGATCAAAAAACGCTCTTAATATTATAATGAAAAATTTGCTGGATTTTGCAGCAGGGTCGATAGGATTTTGGGCGGTTGGTTTTGCCATAATGTTTGGAGCAACATCAACAGGTTTTTTCGGCACTGAAGGATTTTTTCTGTCAAATTGGGATATGCAGGATAATTGGACGTTAGCTTTTTGGATATTTCAGGTAGTATTCTGTGCTACTGCGGCGACAATTGTATCAGGTGCTATAGCTGAAAGGGCAAACTTCAAATTTTACATTCTATTTAGTTTTATTATGTCAATGCTTATATATCCGGTTTTTGGCAGCTGGGCTTGGGGAAGTCTTTTTCACGGAAATGGTTGGCTTGAAAAGCTTGGTTTTATAGACTTTGCAGGCTCCACAGTAGTCCATTCCATAGGTGGTTGGGCATCACTTGCTGCAGCAATAATCATTGGGCCGAGAATTGGAAAGTATGGGGATAAAGGCCAGATTAGGGTAATTCCAGGTCATAATATCCCTTTGGCGGCACTTGGTGTTTTTATCTTGTGGTTTGGCTGGTACGGATTTAATGTGGGGAGTGAAACAGCAGCAGACTCTGCTTTACCACTCATTGCAGTGAATACGACACTTGCTCCTGCAGCTGCAGTGTTGTCGGCAATGACTGTGACATACTTTAGGTATAAAAAGTTTGATATCGGTATGTCATTAAACGGAGCATTGGCAGGGCTTGTAGGTATTACTGCAGGATGTGCAAATGTCACACCTTTTTATTCAATTATCATAGGTATAGTGGCAGGTATCCTTGTAGTCTATTCGGTTATATTCTTTGATAAGATTAAGGTAGATGACCCTGTGGGTGCAATTTCGGTACATGGTGTAAACGGAGCATGGGGCACACTTGCAGCAGGATTATTTAATTACAATTTTGAAACTCATACACTTGAACCTGTGATTATGAGCCAAATTATAGGTATTGTGGCAGCATTTATTTGGGCATTTGGCTCAACATATCTCGTTGTGAAAATATTAAATATCTTTATAAAATTTAGAGTAACCGAAGAGGAAGAGATTATGGGGCTTGACTTTTTCGAGCATGGCGCTAACGCGTACCCTGAATTTCAAAAATCTCTAATTAGATAA
- a CDS encoding P-II family nitrogen regulator yields the protein MKLIKAIIKPFKLDDVKDALSELGITGMTVYEVKGYGRQKGHSELYRGAEYNIDFVPKVLLEIVVRDDLEEDVVNTIAKAAKTGKIGDGKLFVIPVEKSLRIRTNELNDESL from the coding sequence ATGAAACTTATCAAGGCTATTATCAAACCCTTTAAGCTTGATGACGTAAAGGACGCCCTGAGTGAGCTCGGAATCACAGGGATGACCGTCTATGAAGTTAAGGGGTACGGAAGGCAGAAAGGGCACAGTGAACTTTACAGAGGTGCCGAATATAATATCGATTTTGTTCCAAAAGTACTTCTTGAAATAGTGGTAAGGGATGACTTGGAGGAAGACGTCGTAAATACCATTGCTAAAGCAGCTAAAACCGGGAAGATAGGGGATGGTAAGCTTTTTGTAATCCCTGTTGAAAAGTCACTAAGAATAAGAACAAATGAGCTAAATGATGAAAGTTTATAG
- a CDS encoding YifB family Mg chelatase-like AAA ATPase: MFAKVRTFTLIGINSEQVDVEADIRNMGMPSFNVVGLAEGAVKESRERVKSALKNLEFNIFDKPITVNLAPADLKKDGSHFDLPVAIALLKASGVINADLDKFAFAGELSLDGRLRGVAGILPFASSLEDNTKLILPNENVREASVLENIEIYGFDTLSEILPFLNGDVKEPYKGGVEFVPDTYDIDFSDVRGQFLVKRASEIAAAGMHNLLMMGPPGSGKTMIAKRIPTIMPAMTIDEAIETTKVHSVAGLLRENKGLVQTRPFIITHPTASDVAVIGGGKDAKPGLVSIASNGILFFDEFLEFKKNVLEVLRQPLEDRVVTVSRANRTVVYPANFMFVAACNPCPCGFYGTDKECVCAMGQIQKYRSKLSGPIMDRIDLHVNVEAVDIKELNKLPEGESSKEIKKRVELARQLQEKRFKKEKINYNSQMTERHIKKYANIADEAYLTLENVHEKLGLSARSYMKILKISRTIADLEGSNEVSKKHVLEACQYRFENRG; encoded by the coding sequence ATGTTTGCAAAGGTTAGGACTTTTACCCTTATAGGGATTAATTCTGAGCAAGTGGATGTTGAAGCTGACATAAGAAATATGGGGATGCCCTCTTTCAATGTTGTCGGGCTTGCTGAGGGTGCCGTAAAAGAGAGTCGTGAAAGAGTAAAATCTGCACTTAAAAATCTTGAATTTAATATTTTCGATAAGCCGATAACGGTCAATCTGGCTCCAGCCGATCTTAAAAAGGATGGGAGTCATTTTGATTTACCTGTTGCGATAGCCCTGTTGAAAGCCTCTGGGGTTATAAATGCCGATTTAGACAAATTTGCTTTTGCCGGTGAGCTTTCTCTGGATGGAAGACTTAGAGGGGTAGCAGGCATTTTACCTTTTGCATCAAGTCTTGAAGATAATACAAAATTAATATTACCTAATGAAAATGTAAGAGAAGCATCTGTCCTTGAAAATATTGAGATTTACGGATTTGACACGTTATCAGAAATACTACCTTTTTTGAATGGAGATGTGAAAGAGCCTTACAAAGGAGGGGTAGAGTTTGTCCCTGATACTTATGATATTGACTTTTCGGATGTAAGGGGGCAGTTTTTGGTTAAAAGGGCATCTGAGATTGCAGCGGCAGGGATGCACAATTTGCTAATGATGGGACCGCCAGGCAGCGGAAAAACTATGATAGCCAAGCGTATCCCTACCATTATGCCTGCAATGACGATAGATGAGGCTATTGAGACTACCAAAGTTCATTCGGTAGCGGGACTTCTTAGGGAAAATAAGGGGCTAGTCCAAACAAGACCTTTTATTATTACCCACCCTACAGCAAGTGATGTGGCAGTGATAGGTGGTGGTAAGGACGCAAAACCTGGTTTAGTGAGTATTGCAAGTAATGGTATACTTTTTTTTGATGAATTTTTGGAATTTAAGAAAAATGTTCTTGAAGTGTTGAGGCAACCTTTGGAAGACAGGGTAGTGACTGTAAGCAGAGCAAACAGGACGGTGGTATATCCTGCCAATTTTATGTTTGTGGCGGCATGTAACCCTTGCCCGTGCGGTTTTTATGGCACAGACAAAGAATGTGTATGCGCTATGGGGCAGATTCAAAAATACAGGAGCAAGCTGTCAGGCCCGATAATGGACAGAATAGATTTGCATGTCAATGTTGAAGCAGTTGATATAAAAGAATTAAACAAACTGCCCGAAGGGGAATCATCTAAAGAGATTAAGAAACGTGTAGAGCTTGCAAGACAATTGCAGGAGAAAAGATTTAAGAAAGAAAAGATTAACTACAATAGTCAGATGACTGAACGCCATATCAAAAAATACGCAAATATTGCCGATGAGGCATATTTGACCCTCGAAAATGTCCATGAAAAGCTTGGACTGTCGGCAAGAAGCTATATGAAAATTTTGAAAATCAGCCGCACTATCGCCGACCTTGAAGGCAGCAATGAGGTTTCTAAAAAGCATGTCCTTGAAGCCTGCCAGTATCGGTTTGAAAATAGGGGGTAA
- the sppA gene encoding signal peptide peptidase SppA: protein MKKWGKRLFKLVFVIFVVGFIFSAILYYTGNDVGEFAKNKIVVIDLQDVIYESDTMINKLKKYNKNDKVKGFIIRVNSPGGGVAPSQEIYRFVKSLDKPVFVAMQSLAASGGYYVSIAADKIYALPGTITGSIGVIIKFPNMKGLYEKIGIDFQTIKSGKFKDIGSPNREMTKEEIKLLQDSIMEVYNQFVNDILSSRKIKKETLLAYADGRIIVGSVAKKIGLVDELGTYLDAFEDMKKQYNLSDVEIYFDVNKDNLLERLTETATYFRNKMENKNYLYYLFER, encoded by the coding sequence ATGAAAAAATGGGGTAAAAGACTGTTTAAACTTGTTTTTGTCATTTTCGTCGTAGGATTTATCTTCTCCGCGATACTTTATTATACCGGAAACGATGTGGGTGAGTTTGCTAAAAACAAGATAGTTGTTATTGACTTACAAGATGTGATTTATGAATCCGATACAATGATCAATAAGCTCAAAAAATATAACAAGAATGATAAAGTAAAAGGGTTTATAATAAGGGTAAATTCTCCCGGCGGAGGGGTTGCACCGAGCCAGGAAATTTATAGATTTGTTAAAAGCCTTGATAAACCTGTATTTGTAGCGATGCAATCTCTTGCTGCTTCAGGCGGATACTATGTTTCCATTGCAGCTGATAAAATATATGCTTTACCGGGGACAATAACTGGAAGTATAGGTGTGATTATAAAATTTCCAAATATGAAAGGTCTTTATGAAAAAATAGGGATAGATTTTCAGACCATTAAATCCGGTAAATTCAAGGATATCGGCTCACCAAACAGAGAGATGACTAAAGAGGAGATTAAACTTCTTCAAGATTCCATTATGGAAGTTTACAATCAGTTTGTGAATGATATATTAAGCTCAAGAAAGATAAAGAAAGAAACTTTACTTGCTTATGCAGATGGCAGGATAATAGTTGGAAGTGTTGCCAAAAAAATTGGTCTTGTGGATGAGCTTGGCACATATTTGGATGCATTTGAGGATATGAAAAAACAATACAATCTTTCAGACGTAGAGATATATTTTGATGTAAACAAGGATAATTTACTTGAAAGACTTACAGAAACGGCAACATATTTTAGGAATAAAATGGAGAATAAAAACTACCTTTACTACCTTTTTGAAAGGTAA